In a single window of the Nocardioides sp. L-11A genome:
- a CDS encoding polyprenyl synthetase family protein, which translates to MATVEEALYGHASSRAPYVTEAARHLLAAGGKRFRPLLVLLAAEAGPRPDAEEVLTAACVVEITHVGSLYHDDVMDEAALRRGEDSANARYDNLVAILTGDWLFAKSSELTAQLGPEAVRIQAETFTRLVEGQILETVEPGPEDDALAHHLEVVAGKTGSLIATSAHYGALFSGASPEVVAALTAYGELVGTAFQLSDDILDIASDSEESGKTPGTDLKEGVPTLPVLMARASTDPADARLLELLDPARTDLAGDADLHAEALDLLRKHPAMEQARAYVIARAQEAKRLLAALPEGSVRSALEAFADVVAVRSA; encoded by the coding sequence ATGGCCACGGTCGAGGAGGCGCTCTACGGGCACGCGTCCAGCCGCGCGCCGTACGTCACGGAGGCGGCGCGCCATCTGCTGGCCGCCGGTGGGAAGCGGTTCCGGCCGTTGCTGGTCCTGCTGGCGGCTGAGGCGGGGCCGCGGCCCGACGCCGAGGAGGTGCTCACCGCCGCCTGCGTCGTGGAGATCACCCATGTCGGCTCGCTCTACCACGACGACGTCATGGACGAGGCAGCGCTGCGCCGTGGCGAGGACTCCGCCAACGCCCGCTACGACAACCTGGTCGCGATCCTCACCGGCGACTGGCTCTTCGCCAAGTCATCGGAGCTGACCGCTCAGCTCGGGCCCGAGGCCGTGCGCATCCAGGCCGAGACCTTCACCCGGTTGGTCGAGGGGCAGATCCTCGAGACCGTCGAGCCGGGACCCGAGGACGACGCGCTCGCCCACCACCTCGAGGTCGTCGCCGGCAAGACCGGCTCGCTGATCGCCACCTCGGCGCACTACGGCGCCCTCTTCTCGGGTGCCTCGCCGGAGGTGGTCGCCGCGCTGACGGCGTACGGCGAGCTGGTCGGCACCGCGTTCCAGCTCTCCGACGACATCCTCGACATCGCCTCCGACAGCGAGGAGTCCGGGAAGACGCCCGGCACCGACCTCAAGGAGGGGGTCCCGACGCTGCCGGTGCTGATGGCGCGCGCCTCCACCGACCCGGCCGACGCCCGCCTGCTCGAGCTGCTCGACCCCGCGCGCACCGATCTCGCCGGCGACGCGGACCTCCACGCCGAGGCGCTCGACCTGCTCCGCAAGCATCCCGCGATGGAGCAGGCCCGGGCCTATGTCATCGCCCGTGCCCAGGAGGCCAAGCGGCTGCTCGCGGCGCTGCCCGAGGGCTCGGTGCGCTCCGCGCTGGAGGCGTTCGCCGACGTCGTGGCGGTCCGCTCCGCCTGA